Genomic window (Phragmites australis chromosome 5, lpPhrAust1.1, whole genome shotgun sequence):
ACAACGTTTTTCCAAATGCTATGAAGTGTAATCGTTCCTAGAAAATTATGTCTTGTTAACTCTGTATATGAACAATCGAACATGGAAAATAATCTATAAAGCACTGAAAATACTTCCTGTTTTTGCTCGAACACAAAACTGAACGAGTTTCAGATCATTAGAGGCTAAAGAATCCTAAAGCTAAACCCCAATCCGATTAACATCTCATCTCCTATCCAATCAAAATCCTCACAAACAGGAGAgaccgaagccccggcctttccACTAACACCAATATACCTTACAACAAAACCGAACGCGACATGTCCTAGAAGCGCAACCCTAGCAGATACAGAATCAAACAATAAGATAGGAACATGCTCAGAAAGGAGAAGGCCCACATCGAGGAGCTTGAACAGGTCCTCCGCGGCGTCGGGCGGCGCCTGCAGGCGTTTCCCGACCTCCCTGAGCCGGTCCTCGAGCTGCCGCTGCTCCTGCTCCCTGTCGACGGCCCCGTCGTCCGCCATTTTCCGGACAAATCGGCCTCTGCACGCGCGGATCGAAAGCGCTCGTGCGAGATCTGCGGCCGCTAGGGTTTCCCCTCGCGGCGCGGGCGGAGGAAGCGGGCTCGGCGCCCCGGCCGCgtaggaggaggagaggggttTAGGCGGGGCGTGTGACGCCGGGTGGCGGTGGAGCGGTGGCGAGGGATTTCGTCAGCTGTATTCCCTTCccagccctctctctctctctctctccttccccgCGACGCGAGCGAGATTTCGGTGCGGGGCTGTTCTGTTCTGGCTTTGGGCTTGTGCTGGGGGCGTGACTGCGTGAGGTGAGGCGGAGGCTTGGAAGAATCGCGGGCAATTTATGGAGAGCGGGCGGGTGGTGGTTTGGACTTTGGACCTACGCACTTCAGCGCGGCCTGCCAAAATTGCACACGCCCCCGAACGGACGCGTCGGATGGCCATGGAATTCTCTTCACCCGAGCGGCCTCGCGTCCGGGGGCGGCCTGGCCCTCCGCGAGGGGCGCCGCCTCACTCCGTGCGATCTCGGCCGTCGCTCGCATGGAGTGGGCGGGCCGATGGCTGCCACGGCGCTCGCTGTGGCCAAAAATGGCAGttcggccagggtttttgggtACGCTCTACGTACTTCGCCGAGCGGATCTTGAAGTACCggtgagaaaataaaggaatttTGTTTGCCTGGCCAGGGACAGTGGTAGCGCCTTCTGAGATGAAATGGCAGCAGCAGCGTTAGTGATCTATGGGTCGGATATCACAACTGGACATATCATCGATATCGAAGAAGACGAAAGGCAAGACGGATATACTGGTTAGGGAAATGTGTCTAGTTTATTGGATTAGTGAAATCCAACGGTTATGCATTACTCGTTGTGAAAGAAAGTAATGGATGCAATGCCGCGACCATGTGCGAACCGGTAACAAATAAGATACTTGTTGTGCATGAGTAGATATACATTTAATAGTTGTGCTTACTTTGTCGTCATATGCCAATGGCTAAAGCTGCATGCCTTTGCGGGGACGTTCGACCATGGCTTCAACTTTCAAGATCATGAGTAAAAGGAGAGATGTAAGTCTTTCGGATATCTCATGATAAGTTTAGAAATCTATCATCTAGCCGATCCAAATTATCGAAGGCTTAATTTGATGCATCCAAATATCATATATTGTATACGCAGTCCACGTGGAAAGTCGAAAAGATGCTAGTTGTGTTATACCTTACCATGCGATCTTTCATGTTCAATCTTTtttgctatatatatatgcacaatgatatgtatttataacaGAATAAATTGCTTACAAAACGAGGTGAATATAGAAAACCTTGTCTGTATGTGGGAAGCAATATCATTCAGCCGTTTCATCTTAACGAAACACCGATATATACTAATATTCTTCCTTGTATttagtttctttttctctcaAGTGTGAACTTTGTTTTGTGTCTTCAATAACTCTCCACCATAATTTTTTATCCCACGGAGATCTTAGGTGATTCTTCATCCTCCATGCAATCCAACAGGTTAAAGATCCCTATATGAAAAATAAGCACGTTGAATTTcgtaaaagaaaaaacatactAGATATTAGGCTGGATCATCATCATGTTGTGTGGGCTGGGTAGCATGACAGGCCGAATAAACCATAGAAGGTAGGTGGGCCACGAAATTAGGGGCCCAGTGGGCTTTCTACAAGCTAGCGTTAGGCTGACACGGTTTGAGTTTTTATTTGGGCCGCACTAGATTTtattagggcttgtttgggtGCATGAATTTTATCGGGATTCATGTATATCGGTCATCAGATTTGAGCTTCGGCGTAGGACAGCCTGGAGATTCGTGCAAGAGGGAAACAACCAGCTACGATCAACACGGAGCAGGTGCAAGCGCGCAGAAGTGGGTCGGAGTGTGAAGCTCTGCATGAGTGTTCCTCTTAAAATGTAGCTTCGTTTTCAAATCCGTTTGAACCTTTGTGTTGCATAGAATTAATGCAACAAATAAGATCCAATatgaatacatatttttttatttttttgttttgaatCTTTCAATATTTTGAATATACTATTTCAATGTTTCGCATAAAATGTTGAATTAGTGTATACAAAATGTTaagttagattttgaaaaatgttgagtcaagttttttaaaaatttgaacGTGTATGTTGAAATTGCTGAGttaggttttaaaaaatattggttCAATTATTTGGAACTGTTGAAAggaacaaaaaagataaatataatAAATTAATCATAAGGAttacaagaaaaaagaaaagaagcatgaaaaagaaaaaaaaacatgggcCAACCTTTTTCTGTGTGCTGGGCCCTGTTTGGGCCTTGTCCCCCGCGTGGTAGGCCTCCTGGGTTGACCGAAGCCGAATCTTTTTTATGTTCCTAGACGATAACTCCATATTTGATGGATTCTCGAACTAAACTTTGATCCCCCAGCTTCAGTTGAGCTGCACATATCTTTAAAGTTCAACTAAATCAACTGAGCTGCACACTTGCACATATTTGTACAGTTCAAGCTATCAGTCAGCTCCATATTTTGGCCATGTCATAAGCTACCTGAGTGTTGAGAAGAACAACTGTACGATCTCTGAAGACAACTCATgtgaacttcttcttttttccttcaaaacagcgaattaatttgaattcaaaccccTTATCAAACGAATGCCTTGCAAGTTGGTTCTTCTCGGGTGCCTTTCACAAGCTCGACCATCTTTGACTTGCTTCCCACAAGCCCGGCAAACAATATGCGAGCCAGAGATTTCATCCGACAACTTCGTCAACCAAGCAGCAATCCAAGATATAATCTATACTACTCTATTTCATAGTCTTCACAGCACTACACAACCAGGAAAATTAAACACACATATGCATGCGTATATATAGTTTATCAGGATCATTAATTTGCGTTGAGATTCATACCGGAGGACGTAGGTGAGAATCAAATGCAGTTTTGCATTTCCCTACATAACCAATGTGCTAATCAAACAATTAACTAAGCCAAGTGCTTAACTGCACTTATCCAAACACATGTATAACAGAACACGAACAGGGCACACTAACAGCAGACCGATACCAATTCTACATAAGTTTTTCTTAACAAATATACAGGTCCCATTTATTCACCGCTCGCGGCACGTATTGTAGATACAGCAGACGACGCTGGTGCTAGCACCACAGTGATCGATCATTTCCCGAAGAGCGACTTGAACCACCAGCCCCCCTTGGCGTCGGTGGGCGCGGCGTCGCTCTCCGGCGGCGGGTCGTGCTGCGGCGTCCTGTGCAGCTTGCTCACGTCGTAGCCTTCCTCCTGGGCCCTCTCCACCAGCTGGTTGTACACTTCCTCCTCGATGCTCGTCTTCCTGCACAGAATCTACACGCGCATATGCATGCAGATTAAGATTAATGAGCACACAGCTTATAAGTTCACGGGGAAATGGACGGTTTCCTATGAACGAAATTCCTTCGTTACAGACGAGAGCTTACTAACTGAAGTAGAAATGAACTTGAATCGGTGCTCTCGTATGGTAGTACAACTTACCCATAGGCTCTTGCGGCGCGGCTCGCCGACGAGCGCGTACTGGTAGTCGTCGTCGACGTAGAGCACCCAGTAGTCGCCGACGACGGGGATGATGGGGAGGAAGGGCGGGAGGTAGAACTTGACCTTGAGCTTGGCCTCGTCGCTGGCCGGGTCGGCCTTGTAGGCGGTGCCCTCGATGTAGTCGCGCTTCCCCTTGCTCCACGTCTCGTTGAGCACGTGCACCGTCGCGCCGTCCTCCAGCAGCGCGTAGGTCGCGCGCGTGTCCTGGCCGTCCCGGGGCTGGAAGAAGGACGGGAACGACGCGATCTCGTACCACCGCCCCATGTACCGCGCCACGTCCAGCCCGCGCACCACCGTCATCTCGCTCCCGCTCTTCTtcgccgccgccattgccgccggtcGGCTGATCACTGTGTGCTAGCCGTTTGCCTGTTACAATCtttggttggattttgcttcagGTGCGTTGAGCTTTGTGAATTGTGACGGATCGATTTATAGAGAAGGGGAGAGCGTTTTGGAGTGACGTAGTTTAGTTGGAGGGCAAGAGTCGGAGGAAGAGAGGATAAggtggtgccgtggtggtgCGAGGAGAAGGACGTGGAGGGCTCTCGAACGCTTAGCGACTGCTTGTCTGCTTGCTCAGGGCCCGACTATACGTGGAGAATGGAGACTTGTACGTGATTACGTGAAGGTTACTGTTACTGCTTTTGGTAGATCTCTCCACTTGTTTCATGTGCAGGCAGCATCATTTGCAGGTTGATTAATTTCGTTGAGGAACCAGCCATTTGGCATCAGCTGATAGTTGTTTGCTTATTAGGATCACTAGTCCATCAACCCGTGCATCTCCACGGGCTAGAGATATACTTCAAATGTGAGATGACAAGTCTTGTTTGGGTGCTCTTGTAGCTTCTTTTTAAGCAGGTAGCTTATGCATGCAGAGGTGAGACTAATTGATTTACGATGAGAAATATGGAGGCGCAGAAATTAATAATTTACATGGTTTGCATGTATATATCCAAGAAGTGCCGCTTTTCCTCGATCTGGTTTGTGCATGTACGTATGATTCTTGATAGATATTGTCTTTCATTTCTATTTTTTGGTACTCTCTCCTCACTAAGAAGACATGATCGTTGGTTTTGGTGTCCAAATTCGTAGCTGTATTAGACTCGGCATCCATCATGTTAGTTCACGGTTTGTATTAGACCCATAAAGCCACTTCCACACCTGTGAGGTTAGATGAGCTTGCTCTAGATCACTCCAGAACATCCATGTGACCACTCGATAATCCTGCGAGATCCTTCCTTGCTTGCTCCCCAAGGTTGAAACTCTAAAGCGTAGTGAGAAAACGAAGAAAGTGAGACCGCGACCTAGCGTCGGAGCTTTCCGGCCATGTCCTTGTCCTGTTGGCTTCTTCATGATGTGCACCGGGAACCCAGAAGTGCGTCACTGTTAAACCATTCTTGGGCTTGGCTGGTAATGGTATAGTCACGTAACCTATTCCTCTGGGTCGGAAAAGGTTTCTTGTACGTTTACATTTCATACAAGTCCTTCTGCACGCAGCAGAGCTGTTGTCGCAGGTGCATTGCAAGAAGGCCAGGAGGTGTTCAGATATCCAGACCAGAGCAGCGAACTCAGCAACGGCGGGACACTGCTGTGTCACGGCTCACGGGCTGCCGACTCCGGAGATTTACGAGTAGCTCCGCAGTCCCGAGTGCCGGATCGCCTCATGTTGCTACGAATGCTTGACATGTTCGTGTTAGCACCACAACAGGTATCGTATCAAAGCGTTTTTGCTTCGCTACTTCATGTTACGCACCTGAGCCCTTTCAAACACGCCAAGGACCCATTTAATGcaaaaaaaggaagagagagaacaAAACCAGTGCACGAGAAGAATAAACACGTCGCCAAGAAGGCAGCAATACAGGTCGATACTGATCCAGCTCTCCGAACACAGTATTTGAAACATGATTCACGCCTGGTAGAAGTAACCTGTGAACTCTCCGCACACATGACACATCCACAGCTCCACCTCGAAGCTAAACCGGTGTGTCATACAAATGCACTCCTACCAACTGAACGAGGCAATTAGGAAAAGCAAACTGATTTACAAGATACGTATAGATCACTCATGGGCTGAGAAGAAATGCTCTAAGAAACCGAACCGAGAACCCGCAGAATCACAACCGGCAAAAGATGTATGGGCGTAAATGCGCAAAAATTCCTACGAGTGAAACAAAGCAATCAGAACATAGCATCACTGAACTCTTGGCCTTCAACAATATCGCTGAATTCAGCACTCTTACTTTAACTTCGCACTTTGCACAAAATTTCCGAGTAAAAAATCCTATTACAGATGGAATACAGAAAGTGGCATCAAAATCTCATGATCAAGCTTTCAGAATCTTTGATGTCTTCCTCAGGCAGCAGTGAACGCCTTCTTCCCTGCACCACTCTTTGACCCGGCCGGGATGACCTTCAACACATTGAACCTCACGGTCTTGGACAGTGGCCTGCATGGCATTACGGTAAATTTTAGAGTTATGAGCAGCAGCAAGCAGGCCAAATTGGCACAACAGCAAAAAGTTTCATGCTTTGATCCTCAATGGTACATTGTCTTAACAAGGCAAGGATTCATGCCATGCTTGTACTAGGGAAATGTGGTGCACATGTCAAGGTAGTGCATCTTATGGAAATGCTAAGCTCAGTTTGAAAATGAACAATAACATCTCTGACCAAAAGCATGTTGAGCTTTCCACATAAGCTTAGCCAAATAAATTGTCTCTTCTATAAGAAGATAATCAAGATACACTATTTAGTATAAACAACTATATTTTTTACCTGCACTGGCCAATGATCACATAGTCTCCTTCCTTCACACGGAAGCAAGGGGAAATGT
Coding sequences:
- the LOC133919284 gene encoding temperature-induced lipocalin-1-like, giving the protein MAAAKKSGSEMTVVRGLDVARYMGRWYEIASFPSFFQPRDGQDTRATYALLEDGATVHVLNETWSKGKRDYIEGTAYKADPASDEAKLKVKFYLPPFLPIIPVVGDYWVLYVDDDYQYALVGEPRRKSLWILCRKTSIEEEVYNQLVERAQEEGYDVSKLHRTPQHDPPPESDAAPTDAKGGWWFKSLFGK